One genomic window of Mercenaria mercenaria strain notata chromosome 2, MADL_Memer_1, whole genome shotgun sequence includes the following:
- the LOC128550318 gene encoding solute carrier family 22 member 4-like isoform X1 has protein sequence MLKLLSLKFYYYKLNRNYNRAAVKFNMTVSKQQTSDHAPNLSPDEIIDDIGGCGPFQIRMSIVAHIIKTIVCFSFAGMIIYTAPPSWWCENDLVHYNLTSCYSTENGSSLNYCESHSCYTANGTQCTSYGFENSLNTIVNEFNLVCAQDFIPSTINSVQLAGILCGNLMSGQISDLFGRKPPMFASIVIIMVSNLLGFFSTCWEMFAVAVFFTGVGGGFFLTTHYCLLSEFSPAKWRVWITGFPSWPIEGCFLSLVSWLLHDWRYIQLFTAIFALPCLLSWFIIPESFRWYVAHDKPEKAEEILRYVAKFNKHEDINLHRALRKPETRDNKRYTVLDLVKTKTLIRVTLLSALSWIALGFCSFGLAFGIQSLSGNIHLNLFLFSLTGIPSKAIALWLQNR, from the exons ATGTTAAAGTTGTTATCCTTAAAGTTTTACTATTACAAATTAAACAGGAATTATAATCGAG ctGCTGTGAAATTCAACATGACAGTTTCGAAGCAACAGACAAGCGATCATGCTCCAAATCTCAGTCCTGACGAAATAATTGATGATATTGGCGGATGCGGGCCCTTTCAAATTAGAATGAGTATTGTTGCTCATATAATAAAGACTATCGTCTGCTTCAGTTTTGCAGGAATGATTATTTACACTGCCCCGCCTTCTTGGTGGTGCGAAAATGATCTCGTGCACTACAATTTGACGTCATGCTACAGTACAGAAAATGGATCGTCTTTAAACTATTGTGAGTCACACTCATGCTATACAGCTAACGGAACACAATGTACATCGTATGGctttgaaaacagtttaaataCAATAGTTAATGAG ttcaaTCTTGTTTGTGCCCAAGACTTCATTCCAAGTACAATAAATTCTGTTCAACTTGCCGGAATTCTTTGCGGAAATTTAATGTCTGGTCAAATTTCCGATTTGTTTGGACGAAAACCACCGATGTTTGCATCCATTGTTATAATTATGGTATCTAATCTTCTAGGCTTTTTCTCAACGTGTTGGGAAATGTTTGCTGTTGCGGTATTTTTCACAGGGGTAGGAGGTGGTTTCTTTCTTACGACCCATTACTGTCTTCTATCCGAATTTTCACCCGCAAAGTGGCGTGTATGGATCACGGGATTCCCATCTTGGCCGATAGAGGGATGTTTCCTTTCACTTGTGTCTTGGTTACTTCACGACTGGCGATACATTCAACTTTTTACCGCAATCTTTGCGTTGCCATGTTTGCTTTCTTGGTT CATAATTCCAGAGAGTTTCCGATGGTATGTAGCACATGATAAACCAGAAAAGGCAGAAGAAATACTCAGATACGTTGCAAAATTCAACAAACATGAAGACATCAATTTGCATAGAGCGCTACGAAAGCCTGAAACAAGAGACAACAAAAGATACACGGTTTTGGACTTGGTCAAAACCAAGACTTTGATCAGAGTAACCCTGCTCTCAGCATTaagttg GATAGCTCTTGGCTTCTGCTCCTTTGGCTTAGCCTTTGGTATCCAGTCGTTATCGGGCAATATTCACCTGAACCTCTTCTTGTTCAGTCTAACCGGAATTCCATCTAAAGCTATTGCGTTGTGGCTTCAAAACAGGTAA
- the LOC128550318 gene encoding solute carrier family 22 member 4-like isoform X2: MTVSKQQTSDHAPNLSPDEIIDDIGGCGPFQIRMSIVAHIIKTIVCFSFAGMIIYTAPPSWWCENDLVHYNLTSCYSTENGSSLNYCESHSCYTANGTQCTSYGFENSLNTIVNEFNLVCAQDFIPSTINSVQLAGILCGNLMSGQISDLFGRKPPMFASIVIIMVSNLLGFFSTCWEMFAVAVFFTGVGGGFFLTTHYCLLSEFSPAKWRVWITGFPSWPIEGCFLSLVSWLLHDWRYIQLFTAIFALPCLLSWFIIPESFRWYVAHDKPEKAEEILRYVAKFNKHEDINLHRALRKPETRDNKRYTVLDLVKTKTLIRVTLLSALSWIALGFCSFGLAFGIQSLSGNIHLNLFLFSLTGIPSKAIALWLQNR; the protein is encoded by the exons ATGACAGTTTCGAAGCAACAGACAAGCGATCATGCTCCAAATCTCAGTCCTGACGAAATAATTGATGATATTGGCGGATGCGGGCCCTTTCAAATTAGAATGAGTATTGTTGCTCATATAATAAAGACTATCGTCTGCTTCAGTTTTGCAGGAATGATTATTTACACTGCCCCGCCTTCTTGGTGGTGCGAAAATGATCTCGTGCACTACAATTTGACGTCATGCTACAGTACAGAAAATGGATCGTCTTTAAACTATTGTGAGTCACACTCATGCTATACAGCTAACGGAACACAATGTACATCGTATGGctttgaaaacagtttaaataCAATAGTTAATGAG ttcaaTCTTGTTTGTGCCCAAGACTTCATTCCAAGTACAATAAATTCTGTTCAACTTGCCGGAATTCTTTGCGGAAATTTAATGTCTGGTCAAATTTCCGATTTGTTTGGACGAAAACCACCGATGTTTGCATCCATTGTTATAATTATGGTATCTAATCTTCTAGGCTTTTTCTCAACGTGTTGGGAAATGTTTGCTGTTGCGGTATTTTTCACAGGGGTAGGAGGTGGTTTCTTTCTTACGACCCATTACTGTCTTCTATCCGAATTTTCACCCGCAAAGTGGCGTGTATGGATCACGGGATTCCCATCTTGGCCGATAGAGGGATGTTTCCTTTCACTTGTGTCTTGGTTACTTCACGACTGGCGATACATTCAACTTTTTACCGCAATCTTTGCGTTGCCATGTTTGCTTTCTTGGTT CATAATTCCAGAGAGTTTCCGATGGTATGTAGCACATGATAAACCAGAAAAGGCAGAAGAAATACTCAGATACGTTGCAAAATTCAACAAACATGAAGACATCAATTTGCATAGAGCGCTACGAAAGCCTGAAACAAGAGACAACAAAAGATACACGGTTTTGGACTTGGTCAAAACCAAGACTTTGATCAGAGTAACCCTGCTCTCAGCATTaagttg GATAGCTCTTGGCTTCTGCTCCTTTGGCTTAGCCTTTGGTATCCAGTCGTTATCGGGCAATATTCACCTGAACCTCTTCTTGTTCAGTCTAACCGGAATTCCATCTAAAGCTATTGCGTTGTGGCTTCAAAACAGGTAA
- the LOC123563127 gene encoding ras-related protein Rap-2c-like — MPLPRETVSQNYRVVFMGTSGVGKSSIINQFINNKFTEIHKETVEELHRHSMKFETVSVDIDILDTSGSYQFPAMRKLAIATGDAFVLVYSVTNAESFETVKSLREEIKEHTHDRKYSIVVVANKTDLGDVTGEHAVNESVVCMDWEEKFVTTSAKTGENIDTVFRLLENKIKETVQMEDKRRSFFRRISMPVLRLAKSNRRNTQSVKIKPRSNSVDL, encoded by the coding sequence ATGCCTCTACCACGGGAAACGGTGAGCCAGAACTATCGTGTTGTGTTCATGGGAACATCTGGAGTGGGAAAAAGTTCGATCATTAATCAATTTATTAACAATAAGTTCACTGAGATTCATAAGGAAACTGTAGAAGAGCTTCATCGCCACAGTATGAAGTTCGAGACCGTGTCTGTAGATATTGATATATTAGACACTTCAGGTTCGTATCAATTTCCGGCCATGCGCAAACTCGCTATAGCAACAGGTGATGCTTTTGTGCTTGTATATTCGGTAACGAATGCGGAAAGCTTTGAAACAGTGAAATCGTTGCGAGAAGAGATAAAAGAGCATACACACGATCGAAAATATTCCATAGTCGTTGTTGCAAACAAAACTGATTTAGGAGACGTAACTGGGGAACACGCTGTGAACGAGTCCGTGGTGTGTATGGACTGGGAAGAAAAATTTGTCACAACCTCTGCAAAAACAGGTGAAAATATTGACACTGTGTTTCGACTCTTAGAgaacaaaatcaaagaaacagtGCAGATGGAAGATAAACGACGTTCGTTCTTTCGGAGGATCTCGATGCCTGTTTTGAGATTGGCCAAATCAAATCGTCGGAATACGCAATCAGTGAAAATCAAACCTAGATCTAATTCTGTGGATTTGTGA